The window GAAATGTGTCGGGTTTCGCTCCGCTCTACCCGGCCTACTTGCTAGCTATCCAATCAGAATCATTAAATGATTCAACCTCTGATGATTCTACTCGGTCAGAAATCAAGAAAAGAAGAGAAATTGCATTCGCATGCGGAGCACACACTGTCGATATATCAGAATCAGATGTGACAGAAGGAATGGATCAGCAATATTACGATATTCTCTTTGTAAGGGGTGAAGTCGCCGCCCAAGAATCTATTGCGGATTTTGTAAAACGGAAACGTCAAGGAAAGTAACCTGCGCCTCGACAGCGACGCGTCTTAAGCGGCGCGTCAGGCGCGCGTTCTCCCGGCGCTTCGCGCCGCATTATTTCCGAACGACATCTGACACCAATAGCTGTCGCCAATGAACAACACTGTATTACTCAGGGCTTACTATTCCTACAAACAATTATTGCGCTTTATTTATTAGGGTGCAGCCGGTTATGGAGGACTTAGTGAAGATAAAAACGTTGTGCAGACGGGCGTGTCAAGCTGCGAGTAAAATATTTACCTTTACGCCGTTATTAATTAGTACGGCAATGATGTGCGTTTGCCTTTCATCAGCGCAAAATGCCGACGCGCTGGGCGTTCAGTACCAGTTCGGCTGGGGAAATGACCTAGATGCCGATCTGCTCAGATTGGGATATGTCCGCTCTGAGCTGAATATCATTCTTCATGACGACGAGTTATTCGATGTGTTCATCGGTGGTGAGCATGCTTCATCTGAACACCAGAATTTAATACGTTTCGGCGGTGACGGTTCGATCGATTCTTCTTATGTGTACAACGCGGCTGTTTTTGGTATACATGTCAAACCGTTTGAAAAACGTCGTATGAATCCCTATCTGACACTGGGTGCTCTGAGTGGGAAAGTCCACTACAGCGCAAAACCTAACGACTCAACCGTTGAAATTCTTTCTCTTTCAAGAGATAAAGCGTCGTATACAACATATCGTGCCGGACTCGGCTTAAACATCGTTGTTATCAGTAACCTTGCAATAGAAGTGGAGGCCACTTATACAGGCGGAGTACCGGCGGTCCACGCCACGGTCACGGACCCCTCGGGTCCCGTCGGAAACAGATCAGATAGAATAATGTTTGATGGTTCTCCTATCATAAATATTGCCCTGGGCATACGATACATGTTTTGACTGTCCGGCTCTGCCCACGGTTGTAGTCCCTAGAATGAGCAGAACTACGCGTATAGCAATGCAAAGCCCGATAAATTAACTTGTCGTTCCAGGCCGACCGCTTCGCGGCGTGTGAACTCATTGTTAATCCACATTTCTACTGGAAATGTACAGAATTATGGCCTAGTTTTCGCTGCATAGTTGGAGGTGAAGCATGGCAACGAATTGCGTTTACGATAGCTGTCATTGTAAATAGTGTTCACTACAGCTCACCTTTGAACAGCTGTCTTCAGACATCTGAAACCTGGAGGATTCCATGTCCGACATCAAAAAGATGTACAAGACCATCATGGCAGATCATTTTCCGACGGAAATGATCATCCAGTTTGGCGAGCAGAAGCTTCTCTACCGGAAGCGGTCATGGAAGCTTGTTGACGAAGGCACCGGGGAGTTGATCGAGAAGGGCCTTCGCTACGGGGAGAATCCCGACCAACAGGCTGCCATGTACCAGTTGGTGAGCGGCAACCTGGTGCTTGCCGGTGCGAAGTTCATCGAACCCGGTAACGGCCTCGTGAGCGCGATCACCGAGGAGCAGATGCTCCAGGCGGGAAAGCATCCGGGCAAGACCAATTTCACGGACCTCGACAATGCGCTGAACATCCTCAAGTTCCTCATGGACCGGCCGGCAGCCGCCATCATGAAGCACAACAACCCCTGCGGAGCGGCATACGGCAGGACTATCTTCGAAGCCTATGACCGGGCGAACATGGCCGACCGCATTGCAGCGTTCGGCGGGTGCCTCGTGGTCAATCGTGCTATGGACAGGCAGAGCGCAGAACTCGCGAATTCCAATTATCTGGAAGTGGTGGCTGCTCCTGACTACGAAGAGGGCGTATTCGAGATCCTGGCGAAGCGCAAGAACCTGCGCATCATCCGGCTGGAGAAGATCAGCGACCTCGCGCAGTACCGCGACAGGAGCTTTGTGGAGTTCAAGGCGCTCATCGACGGCGGGCTGATCGTCCAGCAGTCGCAGCGGAACGCGATCCGGAAGAAAGAGGATTTTCAGGAGGCGAAGACCGTTTCGAAAGGGAAGGAGTACCGGATCGAGCGGAAGCCCACGGAAAGGGAGTACGACGACATGCTCTTCGGCTGGAACGTGGAGCAGGGGATCACGTCGAATTCGGTCATCTACGTGAAGGACGGCGTTACCGTGGGCATCGGCACGGGCGAACAGGACCGGGTCGGCGTCGCCGAGATCGCGATCTTCAAGGCCTATACGAAATATGCCGATGCGCTCTGCTTCAGGAAATACGGAGTCCCCTACAAACAGTACGAACTGGAGGCGAACCAGGGTAAGCGGGACAGGGGAGCGCTCAAGGAGATCGACGAACAGACGAAGAGGAACAAGGGCGGGCTCATCGGATCCGTCATGGTTTCGGACGCCTTCTTCCCGTTCCGGGACGGCGTGGATGTGGGCATCAAGGAGGGGATATCGGCGATCGTCCAGCCCGGCGGTTCGGACAGGGATTTCGACGCTATCACCGCATGCAACGAAGCGAACCCCAAGGTGACCATGGTCTTTACCGGCCAGCGGGTGTTCAAACATTAAGGCGCTTTCGTGTTTTAGTTGGAAACGCTCTATCGCAATGCATGAATAAAGGTAAAACCCTTCCTCAATAAAAACTGTTTTCGCGCAAAGACGCCAAGGCGCAAAGAAAGGATAAATATCGGTGATCCCTAAATCCCCTTGATTAAGGAGACCTTGATCTAAAACCATCTACTCCAACTATTGGAATGCTTGACAAGCTTCTGCCACAGGTTTTCTTGGCGACTCTGCGGCTTTGCGCGAGACAGCCGTTTGCAGTTTCTTTTCAACTTATTTACGAAAGAACCAACATTAATTCAGTTTTTGTCCCTGTTGTAATTAAAAACCCTCAGAGCTTGATAGCGACTGAGGGTTTTTCTATCAGCGGCGAAACAGGTTGCGCTTTCACCCTGCGCGAACGTAACGGCCACTCATGCTCCTCGGATCAAAGCAAACCTCTGATCTCCTCCAATTTATCCTCCGTTGCTTTTCGTCCCCGGCGAAGAAGCTCCTTCGCCTTCGTAAGGTCATAGATCGGGATTCCCCTGGCATTCACGTCAATGGCAACATCAGCGAGCTTTTCCTCCGTGCGCGCGTTCCTCGCCGCCCAGAGGGCCGAGAGGTGCGTGGCGATCTGAAGAATGTTGTCGTACTTGTCGGATTCCAGCGCTTTGTGGTTTACATTCACGGCGACGACGCGCTTTGCGCCCAGGTCTTCCCGTGCGGTTCGGACCGGGATCTGGCTCGACACGCCGCCATCGACCAGGAGCTGATTGTTGATTTCCGTTGGAGTGAACAGGACGGGAACGCTGCAGCTGGCCTGGACCGCCCGGGAGAGAGAACCCTTCGTGATGACGACCTTCTCCGCGGTCCTCAGGTCGGTCGCTACAGCCGCGAAGGGAATGGTCAGAGAGGAAAAATTCTTGATCGGGAGGATGTCTTCCATGAAGCGGTAGATGCCGTCGCTCGACATGAGCCCCTGTTTCGGGATCCTCAGCCTGACAATGTCTTTCCACTTCGCGTGGAGGAGAATGCTCTCGATCTGCGAAAGGGGCATGCCGGCCGCATAGAGGGCTCCCACCATGCTGCCCGCGCTCGTTCCGGCGATGGAGTGAATCGGGATATTGTCCCGTTCGAGGACTTCCAGGACGGCGATATGGGCGATGCCTCTTGCGGCACCGCCTGAGAGGGCAAGGCCGATGCCGTGCTTGGGGGTGACCGGCATGGTGAACTCCGTGTAGGGCTCCCGTTCGCTACGATGCGACCCGGTGCGAAAAAAAGTCCCCGAATGCGGTGCGCAATCGGGGACGGGGAAAGCGGGGATTAGTGACTAACAAATCAAATTCTTTACAAAACGGCAAGAAAATTTCTCGCAGAGGCGCAGAGCTCGCAGAGAAAATCGAAAAATAATTCGCCATGAAAGACTTTCGGGTTTTGGTTTTAAACTCTGCGTGCTCCGCGAGAGACGCCCTTAGCCTCTGGTTTTGATCCGGCTTGTCCGGGTTAGGCAGAAGCCGGTCGATGTTCCTACTGACCTGACAGCCTCTTGATGGCATCCTTCGTGTGCGAGCCCACGTCCTCGAAAGCGTACAGGATGCAGAGATACGTCGATGAAGACTTCGGGGAGCACTCGCCGGCCACGAGCCGCTCCTCGTGGGCGGTGGCAAACTCGTTCGCCATGCGGATGATCGCCTCGCTGTCCGCGATCGTGCTGTCGACGGTGGCTTTTGCGCCGGTCACGGCTGCCTCACCGGCCTTTTTCAGGACTTCCTTGGTCTTGGTGAAGAGCCTCCCGGTCTCGAGAATCGCCTTGTCGCTGAAGAGCATGCCCTCCTTGATCCTGACGCGTGTGTTCTCCGTGATCCGTTTGATGCTCGTGGCGATCTTTTCGATGTGCGAGGGTATGGTCAACAAGGGGCGCGCGTTGCCGTTCGCACCCGAGAGCTTTGCCAGCGTGGCCGTCAGTGCATCTTCCTTCGCATGGATCTCTCCGGCCAGTTCGTCGGCCTCGTCAAGGGCGGAGATCCTGTTCTTCGCGAAGCCGTCTTCGGTCAGTTCCATCATCTCCAGCGCCTTGTGCATGATCAGATAAATGTCCTTTTTTACCTCTTTTATCGTCTGTTCCGACATGACAACCAATCTCCTTTCGGACGGCCGGCGCAAGCAGCATGTTCATTTAAAAACAGCAGAACTATATCAGAAAATCATTGATAAGACATGTTAATTTTTTTTATATTTCTATTTTTATGATTTATAGAACGTGCCGCTGCTCATGCCCTTGCCTTCTGCCCCGCGAGAGACCGCGTGCATCGGTTCTTCCAGATAAATTGTAGCATATTTTATTGTTTTGAATGGCTTTTATCTTGACTTACCCCGTGACGGCTGGTATAAACAAGGCATTCTTCATTCCCCGAACCCCGGAGCGATCATGCCTTTCTTTGCCGGTGAAATCTTTGTCAGCGACGTGTACAAGAAGCACGTGCTCGACCAGACCGGCGAAGAGATCGGCAGGCTCAGGGACATCATCATCGGCGTCGGAGAACCCTTTCCGGCCGTCACTGCGCTCGTTGTCACCGGCAGCGAAACCTACATTCTTCCCTGGGACATCATCAATCTTTTCAACCGCCGGGTCATTTCGGTCACTGCCCTTGCAAGCAACCTCACCCCTTCTGCCGTATCGCCCACGGACATCCTGATCTACCGCGACCTCCTGGACAAGCAGATCGTCGACATCAACGGCGCGAAGCTGGTGCGCGTGAACGATCTCGAGCTGGGAGATGTGAAGGGGAGGCTCTGCCTGGTAGCGGCGGACATCGGACTGCGCGGAATCCTGCGGAGGCTCGGATGGGAACGGCAGGGCGAAAAATTCCTGTCAGCCCTTCATTATCAGCTTCAGCACAAGCTCATCTCCTGGCACTATGTCCAGACCATCGAGCCGAGGCTGAACCGCCTCACGCTCACCGTCTCGCGCCAGAAGGTGTCCGGTCTGCATCCGGCCGACCTCGCCCAGATCATCAGCGAGGTGTCCCAGAAGGAGCGGAGCGCGCTCTTCGGAAGCCTTGATGTGGACACGGCGGCCGAGGCGCTGCACGAGCTCGAACCGCAGGTCCAGGCCGACATCATCGACGATCTGTCCAAGGAGCGCGCCTCCGACATCCTGGAGCGCATGCCGCCCGACGAGGCGGCGGACGTGCTCGGCGACCTTCCTGAGGCCAAGGCCCAGGAGCTCATCGGCCTCATGGAGAAGGAGGAGGCGGAGGACGTCCAGGAACTGCTGGAGCACGAGGAGGACACGGCCGGGGGTCTCATGACCACGGAATACCTTGCGTTCCCGCCTGGCATGACCGTCGGGGATGCCGTCACGGAGCTGCGGCTCGAGGCGCCCGACGTGGAGTCCGTATACTACCTGTACGTGCTCGACGACCAGGAGCGGCTTCTGGGCGTGGTCTCGCTCAAGAGCCTTATCCTGGCGTCTGCGCAGACGAGGCTCGAGGAGATCATGAAAGCACCCGTCAAGACGCTTCCGCTCGATGCCGGAGAAGAGGATGTCGCCGAATTCATCTCGAAGTACAACCTCCTGGCTGCGCCGGTCGTGGACGAAAACATGGCCATGCGCGGCATCGTCACGGTGGACGACGTGGTCGATTTCCTCCTGCCTCCGGCGTCCCGGAAAAAACGAAGAAAATTATAGGTGTTGAACGGTGCCGATCTGCCGGGTCAGGGGAGTGTGGTGCCTGTCTTCATGCTTTCCTGTACCGTCTTGACTGAGAATGGATCCAGGATGTTCGGCTGAACGTGCGGAACGGAGTTTTGCTCCAGTGACGTTATTTGAGCGGATCAAGAACATGAAACACGCCAGGATCTTTGCGGTCCTGAGCGTGATCGGCCCCGGGTTCATCGCGGGAAACGCGGGCAATGACGCGGGGGGCATCGCCACCTATTCCATTGTCGGCGCCCGGGAAGGCTACGGCCTGCTCTGGGCCCTCGTCCTCATCACGTTCGCCCTTGCCGTGGTCCAGGAAATGTCCTCTCGGATGGGCGTCGTGACCGGCAAGGGCTTTGGCGACCTGGTGCGGGAACAGTTCGGCCTGAAGGTGGCCCTCGCGGTGATGGCGCTTTTCGTTTTCGCGAACCTGACCGTCACGATTGCCGAGTTCGCCGGTATCGCGGCCAGTATCGAGCTCTTCGGGGTCAGCAAGTACCTGTCCGTTCCCCTCTCTGCTCTCGTGGTATGGTTCGTTGTCCTGAAGGGTAACTTCAAACAGGTCGAACGGTTCCTCATCACCATCAGCATGATCTACCTGACTTATGTCTTCTCGGGCTTCATGGCCAACCCGCCATGGCGGGAGGTGGCGCGCCAGATCGCGCTCCCGCACATCAGGCTGGACAAGGACTATATTCTGCTGTTCATCACCATGGTCGGGACGACCATCACGCCCTACATGCAGTTCTATCTCCAGTCGGCGGTCGTTGACAAGGGCGTGCGCATCGAGGAGTACGGGGTTGCTAAGTTCGACGTTTACGCCGGTTCGTTCATGACCATCTTTATTGCGTTCTTTATCGTTCTGGCCACAGGCACCATTCTTCATCCCGCAGGCATCGTCGTTGATTCGGCCGAAGACGCTGCCCGCGCCCTTGAACCGATAGCCGGGAATTTCGCGGCGCACCTCTTCGCAATCGGACTGCTCAACGCCTCGTTTCTTGCGGCTTTCGTGCTCCCCCTTGCCACGGCCTACGGCGTATCCGAGGCGTTCGGCTGGGAATCGGGCATCAACAAGACGTTCCGGGAAGCGCCCCAGTTCCTGGGGTTCTACACGGCCTTCATCGTCATCGGTGCGGGCGTGATCCTGCTCCCGGGAGCGCCGCTCATCAAGATCATGTTCCTGTCCCAGACGATCAACGGCATTTTGCTGCCCATCGTGCTTCTGATCATGCTCAAGCTGGTGAACAACCGGGCCATCATGGGGGAATACGTCAACTCGAAGCGGATGAACGTGATAACGTGGATCACGGTGTCAATCCTGATCCTGCTTACGGTCATGCTGCTCGTGACCAGTTTTATCATGTAGGACAGCTACTCCCGTCCTTAAGATGTCCCCAGGCATTTCCCTCACCATCTTTCTTTGTTCTAGTACTTTTATTGGAAAATTCCCTTGACTGAACGGCTCTTCTTTGCGATACTTCCCCTGTAACAATAAGTTGCAATCCTATTAAGCCTGCCTCAAGGGCCTCACATCAAGAAGCGTCCCACCGAGAATTTCATGAGGATGTTATCGCTTTGAAGATATTTTTCATTGTCGGCCGTTGTACTGCTGATCTTCGTCATGGTCAGTCTATGAAATATAAATCGGAAATGCTGCACCTGGGTCGCAAAAGGAGGAGTTATGTATGATCGTTTCATGTCATCGAAAATCCTGGCACGCCTTGCGTTCTCCCTGCTGTCCTTTATCATCGTCGTGCTGCCCTGGGAAGCTCGCTCCCAGGACCTTGATGAGATCAAACAAGCCGGAGTGCTCCGCCATCTGGGCATTCCCTATGCCAACTTCGTCACCGGCAGCGGCGACGGAATGGATGTGGACCTGGTGAAACTCTTCGCAGCGCATATCGGAGTCAGATATGAATACATCAAGACCGACTGGGACGACGCGATCGGCGATCTTACGGGGAGCCGGGTCCGGCCGAAGGGAGACGGAATCGAAGTGCTGGCCGCGGTCCCGGTGAAAGGGGACTTGATCGCAAATGGGATGACCGTCATCCGCTGGCGGCAGCAGGTTGTCGATTATTCGGCGCCCACCTTTCCCAACCAGGTCTGGCTCGTTGCACGGTCGGATTCCCCCCTCAGGCCGATCAAGCCCAGCGGCGATCTCGCGAAGGACATCGCGGCAGTCAAGGCTCTGATCCGGGACAAGTCGCTTCTCTGCAAGACAAATACGTGCCTCGATCCGTCGCTCTACAACCTCGACGCCACCGGCGCGAGGGTGATGCTCT of the Nitrospirota bacterium genome contains:
- a CDS encoding IMP cyclohydrolase — translated: MSDIKKMYKTIMADHFPTEMIIQFGEQKLLYRKRSWKLVDEGTGELIEKGLRYGENPDQQAAMYQLVSGNLVLAGAKFIEPGNGLVSAITEEQMLQAGKHPGKTNFTDLDNALNILKFLMDRPAAAIMKHNNPCGAAYGRTIFEAYDRANMADRIAAFGGCLVVNRAMDRQSAELANSNYLEVVAAPDYEEGVFEILAKRKNLRIIRLEKISDLAQYRDRSFVEFKALIDGGLIVQQSQRNAIRKKEDFQEAKTVSKGKEYRIERKPTEREYDDMLFGWNVEQGITSNSVIYVKDGVTVGIGTGEQDRVGVAEIAIFKAYTKYADALCFRKYGVPYKQYELEANQGKRDRGALKEIDEQTKRNKGGLIGSVMVSDAFFPFRDGVDVGIKEGISAIVQPGGSDRDFDAITACNEANPKVTMVFTGQRVFKH
- a CDS encoding patatin-like phospholipase family protein, with the translated sequence MPVTPKHGIGLALSGGAARGIAHIAVLEVLERDNIPIHSIAGTSAGSMVGALYAAGMPLSQIESILLHAKWKDIVRLRIPKQGLMSSDGIYRFMEDILPIKNFSSLTIPFAAVATDLRTAEKVVITKGSLSRAVQASCSVPVLFTPTEINNQLLVDGGVSSQIPVRTAREDLGAKRVVAVNVNHKALESDKYDNILQIATHLSALWAARNARTEEKLADVAIDVNARGIPIYDLTKAKELLRRGRKATEDKLEEIRGLL
- a CDS encoding CBS domain-containing protein, with the translated sequence MPFFAGEIFVSDVYKKHVLDQTGEEIGRLRDIIIGVGEPFPAVTALVVTGSETYILPWDIINLFNRRVISVTALASNLTPSAVSPTDILIYRDLLDKQIVDINGAKLVRVNDLELGDVKGRLCLVAADIGLRGILRRLGWERQGEKFLSALHYQLQHKLISWHYVQTIEPRLNRLTLTVSRQKVSGLHPADLAQIISEVSQKERSALFGSLDVDTAAEALHELEPQVQADIIDDLSKERASDILERMPPDEAADVLGDLPEAKAQELIGLMEKEEAEDVQELLEHEEDTAGGLMTTEYLAFPPGMTVGDAVTELRLEAPDVESVYYLYVLDDQERLLGVVSLKSLILASAQTRLEEIMKAPVKTLPLDAGEEDVAEFISKYNLLAAPVVDENMAMRGIVTVDDVVDFLLPPASRKKRRKL
- a CDS encoding divalent metal cation transporter, with the translated sequence MKHARIFAVLSVIGPGFIAGNAGNDAGGIATYSIVGAREGYGLLWALVLITFALAVVQEMSSRMGVVTGKGFGDLVREQFGLKVALAVMALFVFANLTVTIAEFAGIAASIELFGVSKYLSVPLSALVVWFVVLKGNFKQVERFLITISMIYLTYVFSGFMANPPWREVARQIALPHIRLDKDYILLFITMVGTTITPYMQFYLQSAVVDKGVRIEEYGVAKFDVYAGSFMTIFIAFFIVLATGTILHPAGIVVDSAEDAARALEPIAGNFAAHLFAIGLLNASFLAAFVLPLATAYGVSEAFGWESGINKTFREAPQFLGFYTAFIVIGAGVILLPGAPLIKIMFLSQTINGILLPIVLLIMLKLVNNRAIMGEYVNSKRMNVITWITVSILILLTVMLLVTSFIM
- a CDS encoding transporter substrate-binding domain-containing protein; this translates as MSSKILARLAFSLLSFIIVVLPWEARSQDLDEIKQAGVLRHLGIPYANFVTGSGDGMDVDLVKLFAAHIGVRYEYIKTDWDDAIGDLTGSRVRPKGDGIEVLAAVPVKGDLIANGMTVIRWRQQVVDYSAPTFPNQVWLVARSDSPLRPIKPSGDLAKDIAAVKALIRDKSLLCKTNTCLDPSLYNLDATGARVMLFKGSLNELAPAVLNKEAEATLLDVPDALVALQKWPGRIKVIGPVSGVQDMAVAFRKNSPKLRAAFDRFLETIRKNGTLRNIAQKYYPFVMDYYADFFKNR